Proteins encoded by one window of Salmonirosea aquatica:
- a CDS encoding ankyrin repeat domain-containing protein translates to MKTETPLLAPDLRMLTAVQANDLATATQLIAQGVNVNRRGPTAYTLLMVSAGLGLVQMTEKLLEAGADIFAVDSSLGASVLHKAAQSGVVEVARILLDHGAFINYQSATVGHTPLIDAIWSKKPAMVKYLLERGAATSIRTHYGGTAFDFIGDDILWTAGFTNPEKEAWGKSIREYLEEYRSKEEEAVASQALMQAVASNDLKKVKELIESGVDVNQKSPVVGSGNDGQTPLLVACFNGFTDIVEALIQAGANPRIVDYLLKATPLHKAAYAGHPGPLKALLEQGLVEVDAQGPYNGYTALHDSVWHGHGDCMEVLLEAGVRTDLKGHDGNTPAELAAFLGYTDLAEAIASKAVQVS, encoded by the coding sequence ATGAAAACAGAAACCCCCTTACTTGCTCCTGATCTTCGTATGTTGACTGCCGTCCAGGCAAATGACCTCGCCACTGCCACCCAATTGATCGCGCAAGGGGTCAATGTCAACCGGAGGGGCCCTACGGCCTATACCTTACTGATGGTATCCGCCGGCCTCGGCCTGGTACAGATGACCGAAAAACTACTCGAAGCGGGGGCTGATATTTTTGCGGTGGATAGCTCGCTAGGCGCGTCGGTACTACACAAAGCAGCCCAAAGCGGCGTAGTGGAAGTTGCCCGGATACTGCTCGATCACGGCGCGTTCATCAATTACCAATCGGCTACGGTAGGACACACGCCCCTCATCGACGCCATCTGGTCCAAGAAACCGGCGATGGTCAAGTACCTACTGGAGCGGGGCGCTGCTACTTCCATCAGGACTCACTATGGTGGTACTGCCTTTGACTTTATCGGCGACGATATACTGTGGACTGCCGGCTTTACCAATCCCGAAAAGGAGGCCTGGGGAAAATCGATCCGCGAATATCTGGAAGAGTACCGCAGCAAGGAGGAGGAAGCCGTGGCATCACAAGCCCTGATGCAGGCGGTTGCCTCCAATGATCTGAAAAAAGTAAAAGAATTGATAGAATCGGGCGTGGACGTCAATCAAAAGTCTCCGGTGGTAGGCAGTGGAAACGACGGACAGACTCCTCTGCTGGTGGCTTGCTTCAATGGCTTTACGGATATCGTAGAAGCGCTGATCCAGGCCGGAGCTAACCCCCGGATTGTTGACTATCTATTGAAAGCTACCCCGCTCCATAAGGCGGCCTACGCTGGCCACCCCGGCCCGCTGAAAGCTCTGCTGGAGCAGGGGCTCGTGGAAGTAGACGCCCAGGGACCTTACAATGGCTACACGGCTCTCCACGATTCGGTCTGGCACGGGCATGGCGACTGCATGGAGGTACTACTGGAGGCAGGCGTACGCACCGACCTCAAAGGCCATGATGGCAACACACCCGCCGAACTGGCCGCTTTTCTGGGCTATACCGATCTGGCCGAGGCAATTGCGAGCAAGGCAGTCCAAGTTTCATAA
- a CDS encoding 2,4'-dihydroxyacetophenone dioxygenase family protein: MPIQEFSFFTDGLQPGQREHHEYVTHTNLDDEKLWIPYVDGAWFQACSFNVSTGGFTNVLKIAPGAKLPAHYHISTVYGYTLRGTWHYLEHDWVAKPGTFIYEPAGEAHTLVVPEDAPEPMVTFFVVSAGLIYIDNVENGKMVGYDDGFTMLELARKHYRNVGLDLSLIDAMIR; encoded by the coding sequence ATGCCAATTCAAGAATTCAGTTTTTTTACCGACGGACTCCAGCCGGGCCAGCGTGAACACCACGAGTACGTAACGCACACAAACCTGGACGACGAAAAACTGTGGATTCCCTACGTGGATGGTGCCTGGTTCCAGGCGTGCAGTTTCAATGTAAGCACGGGCGGGTTCACGAATGTTCTGAAAATAGCACCCGGCGCCAAGCTCCCCGCACACTACCACATCAGCACGGTGTACGGATATACCCTGCGCGGCACCTGGCATTACCTTGAGCACGACTGGGTGGCCAAGCCTGGTACCTTCATCTACGAGCCGGCGGGTGAGGCCCATACGCTGGTTGTACCCGAAGATGCTCCCGAACCAATGGTCACTTTTTTTGTCGTATCGGCTGGGCTTATCTACATCGACAACGTCGAAAACGGCAAAATGGTCGGTTATGACGATGGTTTCACCATGCTCGAGCTAGCCCGCAAACACTATAGGAATGTTGGTTTGGATTTGAGTCTGATCGACGCTATGATCCGCTAG
- a CDS encoding DJ-1/PfpI family protein: protein MKLKGKKIGVLFEADYFENEIFYYKFRFPEEGAELHFLSRLWGQPSITFHGHEYRAPMECRESFEGMSDEELRSYDAIIVPSGMVSDRLRYTEDVEKIPPATEFLKRAFAEKKILKGIICHGLWLVAPATELVRGRPLVCHNNLIGDAKAYGALYTNQDVVVDGDLVTGRSGGHAHLFASKIIEMLSEADR from the coding sequence ATGAAACTGAAAGGTAAAAAAATCGGAGTTTTGTTTGAGGCGGATTATTTTGAGAATGAAATATTCTACTACAAATTCCGCTTTCCGGAGGAGGGAGCCGAACTGCACTTCCTGAGCCGCTTGTGGGGGCAGCCGAGCATTACCTTCCATGGGCATGAGTACCGCGCACCCATGGAGTGCCGCGAAAGTTTCGAGGGTATGTCCGATGAAGAACTGCGCAGCTACGATGCCATCATCGTACCCTCCGGCATGGTGTCGGATCGGCTCCGCTATACCGAAGACGTAGAGAAAATTCCTCCTGCGACAGAATTTTTGAAACGGGCTTTTGCCGAAAAGAAAATCTTGAAAGGCATCATTTGCCATGGCCTGTGGCTGGTGGCTCCCGCTACCGAACTGGTCAGGGGAAGGCCACTGGTGTGCCACAACAACCTGATCGGCGATGCCAAAGCGTACGGAGCCCTGTATACCAACCAAGATGTAGTAGTCGATGGCGACTTGGTGACCGGGCGTTCGGGTGGTCATGCCCACCTGTTTGCCAGCAAAATCATCGAAATGTTATCGGAAGCCGATCGCTAG
- a CDS encoding VOC family protein — translation MKTPFFHIALTVKDMPTFEAFYARYFGFHRARVIDLGDDAELVFLKNADDFYLEVFPPEEQRPYPMAGADGPHYPGLRHIAFQVDDVDAKLAEMGDDAQITLGPLRFEDFIPGWKTVWIKDPEGNIVEISQGYKDQPELA, via the coding sequence ATGAAGACGCCATTTTTCCACATCGCTCTCACTGTCAAAGATATGCCTACGTTCGAGGCATTCTATGCCCGGTACTTTGGTTTTCACCGGGCTCGGGTTATTGATCTAGGGGATGATGCTGAACTGGTTTTTCTGAAAAATGCCGACGATTTCTATCTGGAAGTATTTCCGCCCGAAGAACAGCGTCCTTACCCCATGGCCGGTGCCGATGGCCCGCACTATCCGGGCCTGCGGCACATCGCCTTCCAGGTAGACGATGTGGATGCCAAACTGGCCGAGATGGGCGACGATGCACAGATCACGCTCGGTCCCTTGCGCTTCGAGGATTTTATTCCCGGCTGGAAGACGGTCTGGATCAAAGACCCCGAAGGCAATATTGTGGAAATATCACAAGGCTATAAGGATCAGCCCGAACTGGCCTGA
- a CDS encoding AGE family epimerase/isomerase: protein MKIDFTFSDTIAGYVTEYQPQDKWFTLETSDGRSFKINMTPSLYARFTRNLTESYQDASGKMDELLSSKGQHVFVYGTFYPGEQEEDNVFEGQWMIFPGHEAGQYRHEEPNWWIEQIRSLGTSYLKWQFDYPKERINYKNYRTMLNLAGTKHGDYLQETDTISRMVYGLASAYMLTGQDEFLEGAELGTEYLRDHLRFFDQDDDLIYWYHGLKVEGQKETKLLTSEFGDDLDSIPMYEQIYALAGPTQTYRLTGDARIRYDIDKTLDLFEKYYKDHDGEGYYSHIHPISLSAKEESLAHNMARKNWNSVGDHAPAYLINLYLATGEKAHADFLEYTFDTITKYFPDYENSPFVQEKFFDDWSKDQSWGWQQNRAVAGHNLKIAWNLMRMQSLKFKDSYQEFAEKIAEIMPDAGSDRQRGGWYDVVERVNKTNGHHQFVWHDRKAWWQQEQAILAYMILHGIDGKEEYLKHAREAAAFYNAFFLDTDDGGVYFNVFANGMPYLLGTERFKGSHSMSAYHSMELCFLSTVYVNLLITKTPTYFYFKPYPNAFENGVLRVSPDILPEGSISITECYIDDKPYDNYDAEGLTVTLPETEEQVRVKVLLTPKK, encoded by the coding sequence ATGAAAATCGACTTCACCTTTTCGGATACCATCGCGGGTTACGTGACGGAGTATCAGCCTCAGGATAAATGGTTTACCCTTGAAACGTCGGATGGACGGTCATTCAAGATCAATATGACTCCCTCACTTTATGCCCGATTCACGCGTAATCTGACCGAATCGTACCAGGATGCTTCGGGCAAGATGGATGAACTCCTGTCCAGTAAAGGACAGCACGTGTTTGTGTACGGTACTTTCTATCCCGGCGAACAGGAAGAGGATAATGTATTCGAAGGCCAGTGGATGATATTCCCCGGCCACGAAGCGGGCCAGTATCGCCACGAGGAGCCAAACTGGTGGATCGAACAGATCCGGTCGCTGGGCACGAGCTATCTCAAATGGCAATTCGATTATCCCAAGGAGCGCATCAATTATAAAAACTACCGTACCATGCTGAATCTGGCGGGAACCAAGCATGGTGATTATCTGCAGGAAACCGACACGATTTCCCGCATGGTCTATGGCCTGGCGTCGGCCTATATGCTCACGGGGCAAGATGAATTTCTGGAAGGGGCCGAATTGGGTACCGAGTACCTTCGCGACCACCTGCGGTTTTTCGACCAGGACGACGATCTGATTTACTGGTACCACGGACTGAAAGTGGAGGGCCAGAAGGAAACCAAACTGCTTACGTCCGAATTTGGCGATGACCTGGACTCGATCCCGATGTACGAGCAGATTTATGCCCTCGCCGGACCGACTCAAACCTACCGCCTCACGGGTGACGCCCGCATCCGTTACGACATCGACAAGACCCTCGACCTTTTTGAGAAATACTATAAGGATCATGACGGGGAAGGGTACTACTCGCACATCCATCCTATTTCCCTGAGTGCCAAAGAAGAGTCGCTGGCCCATAATATGGCTCGCAAAAATTGGAATTCCGTGGGGGACCACGCACCGGCCTACCTGATTAACCTGTACCTGGCAACGGGCGAAAAAGCCCACGCCGATTTTCTGGAATATACCTTCGACACGATCACCAAATATTTCCCCGATTACGAGAACAGTCCGTTTGTACAGGAAAAATTTTTCGACGATTGGAGCAAGGACCAAAGCTGGGGCTGGCAGCAGAACCGCGCCGTAGCGGGTCACAACCTAAAAATCGCCTGGAACCTCATGCGGATGCAGTCGCTGAAATTCAAGGATTCGTATCAGGAGTTTGCCGAGAAAATCGCCGAGATCATGCCTGACGCGGGTTCTGACCGGCAACGTGGTGGCTGGTACGATGTAGTGGAGCGTGTAAATAAAACCAATGGCCACCATCAGTTCGTATGGCACGACCGCAAGGCATGGTGGCAGCAGGAGCAGGCTATTCTGGCTTATATGATTCTGCACGGGATCGATGGTAAGGAGGAGTACCTGAAACACGCCCGTGAAGCGGCGGCTTTCTACAACGCCTTCTTCCTGGATACTGACGATGGCGGGGTTTATTTCAATGTCTTCGCCAACGGCATGCCCTACCTGCTGGGAACGGAGCGCTTCAAGGGCAGTCACTCCATGAGTGCCTACCATAGCATGGAGCTCTGCTTCCTGTCGACGGTATATGTCAATCTGCTCATCACCAAGACCCCCACCTATTTTTATTTCAAGCCCTACCCCAACGCTTTTGAGAATGGCGTGCTGCGCGTATCGCCCGACATCCTGCCCGAGGGTAGCATCAGCATTACGGAATGTTACATAGACGACAAGCCCTATGACAACTATGATGCCGAAGGGCTGACGGTCACCCTGCCCGAAACCGAAGAACAGGTGCGTGTAAAGGTATTGCTTACCCCCAAAAAATAG
- a CDS encoding STAS domain-containing protein: MNVTIKTIKDITVIEAEGDIDSRTAGEFEKKTVEATQGEDKIMIDLTKVEFLSSAGLRALLMLYRQVKARNGKIVLVGVSEEIQDVMENTGFISFFILADLPEDGVKALS, from the coding sequence ATGAACGTTACCATCAAGACCATCAAGGACATCACGGTGATTGAAGCCGAAGGCGATATCGATAGCCGCACCGCCGGGGAGTTCGAGAAAAAGACTGTCGAGGCTACACAGGGTGAAGACAAGATCATGATTGATCTTACCAAAGTGGAGTTTCTGTCCAGCGCCGGGCTACGGGCTCTGCTCATGCTGTACCGGCAGGTAAAAGCCCGTAACGGCAAAATCGTCCTTGTGGGGGTTTCGGAGGAAATCCAGGACGTCATGGAAAATACGGGCTTCATCAGTTTCTTCATCCTGGCCGATCTTCCCGAAGACGGCGTAAAAGCACTTAGCTAA
- the glgX gene encoding glycogen debranching protein GlgX produces the protein MATNTKSINDIRIDYYPTHEHEGIKFRRGHAMPYGATTVPNGVNFSISSSAATACTLVLFDRGAPQPFAEIPFPDEFRVGDVYCMIVFDLDVERLEYGYRMDGPFAPELGHRFDKSVILSDPYARSLGGRDTWLAEPNWDDVYPYRSRLAFEDFDWENDHPLEYPIEDLMIYEMHVRAFTQHPSAKVKNAGTFSAIKHKIKYLKELGVNCVELMPIYEYDEWENSKPNPVTGEMLVNFWGYSTVNFFSPKAGYAATGKFGMQVDELKTVIKELHKNGIEVMLDVVFNHTAEGDQRGHTISFRGIDNKTYYMLTPEGYYFNFSGTGNTLNCNNPIVRDMVLDCLRYWAADYHIDGFRFDLAAILGRAQDGSPLSNPPLLESLAYDPILAKCKLIAEAWDAGGLYQVGSFPAYGRWAEWNGKYRDTVRKFLKGDTGQVGEMVQRIQGSPDLYYYRGPTASINFIACHDGFTLYDMFAYNEKHNEANGEDNRDGGNDNHSWNCGWEGETDDIEINFLRRKQIKNALSILLVSQGVPMLLMGDEMGRTKLGNNNTYCHDNELNWLDWSLLKKNKSLFEFAQSLIKFRRAHPVLRSSTHFAHSDYVGSGYPDISFHGARAWNMDGAEYSRSFAFMLDGDHAKQGVIKDSMIYVAMNMYWESLTFELPVLNRDRKWHVFSNTDMPDSEAVNTLGKEPLTASQESIVIGPRSVMILVGK, from the coding sequence ATGGCAACCAATACTAAGAGTATTAACGACATACGGATTGACTACTACCCTACCCACGAGCATGAGGGTATAAAATTCCGGCGGGGCCACGCCATGCCCTACGGGGCTACCACGGTACCCAACGGGGTCAATTTTAGCATTAGTTCCAGCGCCGCCACGGCCTGTACGCTCGTGCTTTTCGACCGGGGCGCGCCCCAACCTTTTGCCGAAATTCCGTTTCCCGATGAGTTCAGGGTAGGTGATGTGTACTGTATGATCGTGTTCGACCTGGACGTGGAGCGTCTCGAATACGGCTACCGTATGGATGGCCCCTTTGCCCCCGAACTCGGCCATCGTTTCGATAAGAGCGTGATCCTGAGCGATCCGTACGCCCGTTCGTTGGGTGGACGCGACACCTGGCTGGCCGAACCCAACTGGGACGATGTGTACCCCTACCGTTCAAGGCTGGCGTTCGAGGATTTCGATTGGGAAAACGACCATCCGCTGGAGTATCCGATCGAGGATCTAATGATTTACGAAATGCACGTGCGGGCCTTTACCCAGCATCCTTCTGCCAAAGTAAAAAATGCGGGTACCTTCAGCGCCATCAAACATAAGATTAAGTACCTCAAAGAGTTGGGTGTCAACTGTGTCGAACTCATGCCGATTTATGAGTACGACGAGTGGGAAAACAGTAAGCCCAATCCTGTCACGGGCGAAATGCTCGTCAATTTCTGGGGATATAGTACAGTTAATTTCTTTTCGCCCAAGGCGGGCTATGCCGCCACCGGAAAGTTCGGAATGCAGGTGGATGAGTTGAAGACGGTCATCAAGGAACTGCACAAAAATGGCATTGAGGTGATGCTGGACGTCGTATTCAACCACACCGCCGAGGGCGACCAGCGGGGCCACACGATTTCGTTCCGGGGCATCGACAACAAGACCTACTATATGCTGACGCCCGAAGGGTACTATTTCAATTTTTCGGGTACGGGCAACACCCTCAACTGCAACAACCCCATCGTGCGTGACATGGTGCTCGATTGCCTGCGCTACTGGGCGGCCGACTACCACATCGATGGCTTCCGGTTTGATCTGGCGGCTATTCTGGGCCGGGCGCAGGATGGTAGCCCGCTCAGCAATCCGCCTCTGCTCGAATCCTTGGCTTACGATCCGATTCTGGCCAAATGCAAACTCATTGCGGAGGCCTGGGATGCAGGTGGGCTGTACCAGGTAGGTTCGTTTCCGGCTTACGGCCGCTGGGCCGAGTGGAACGGAAAGTACCGCGACACGGTCCGGAAGTTCCTCAAAGGCGATACGGGGCAGGTAGGCGAAATGGTCCAACGTATTCAGGGATCGCCCGACCTGTACTATTACCGTGGGCCCACGGCGAGCATCAATTTTATTGCCTGCCACGATGGCTTTACGCTCTACGATATGTTCGCCTACAACGAAAAACATAACGAGGCCAACGGCGAGGATAACCGCGACGGCGGTAACGATAACCACTCCTGGAACTGCGGCTGGGAAGGAGAAACCGACGACATCGAGATCAATTTTCTCCGGCGCAAGCAAATCAAGAATGCGCTTTCCATTTTGTTGGTGAGCCAGGGGGTACCTATGCTACTGATGGGTGACGAAATGGGTCGTACGAAGCTGGGCAATAACAATACCTACTGCCATGATAATGAGCTCAACTGGTTGGACTGGTCGCTGCTGAAAAAGAACAAATCCCTCTTTGAGTTCGCCCAAAGCCTGATCAAGTTCCGGCGGGCGCATCCTGTGCTGCGCAGTTCCACGCATTTCGCCCACTCTGACTATGTGGGAAGCGGGTACCCCGACATCAGCTTTCACGGAGCTCGGGCCTGGAACATGGACGGCGCGGAGTACAGCCGTTCGTTTGCCTTCATGCTCGACGGCGACCACGCCAAGCAAGGAGTGATCAAAGACAGCATGATCTATGTAGCGATGAACATGTACTGGGAAAGCCTGACCTTTGAACTGCCCGTCCTTAATCGTGACCGGAAGTGGCACGTGTTTTCCAACACCGATATGCCCGATTCGGAGGCCGTGAATACCCTCGGCAAGGAACCCCTCACGGCCAGCCAGGAGAGCATTGTCATTGGCCCCCGGTCGGTGATGATTCTGGTGGGAAAGTAG
- a CDS encoding anti-sigma factor antagonist (This anti-anti-sigma factor, or anti-sigma factor antagonist, belongs to a family that includes characterized members SpoIIAA, RsbV, RsfA, and RsfB.): protein MSFSINSNVSEVVGTGKVATIELTGELDSLSARLFQKEIEKVALESPKDLVLDMENLSFMASAGLRVLIFSKQKIGPSLNIYIVKPQEAIVDTLDKTGLLHSVTIVDKYPS, encoded by the coding sequence ATGAGCTTTTCAATAAATTCCAATGTGTCGGAAGTAGTCGGAACCGGCAAAGTAGCCACGATCGAACTCACGGGTGAGCTCGATTCTCTCTCGGCCCGCTTGTTTCAAAAAGAAATCGAAAAAGTAGCCCTTGAATCGCCCAAAGATCTGGTGCTGGATATGGAGAATTTGAGCTTCATGGCTTCGGCAGGCCTGCGGGTGTTGATTTTCTCCAAACAGAAAATCGGCCCGTCGCTGAATATCTACATTGTGAAGCCGCAGGAGGCAATCGTAGACACCCTCGATAAGACAGGCCTGCTGCACAGCGTCACAATCGTGGATAAGTACCCCAGTTAA
- a CDS encoding ATP-binding protein has product MESKVFPGTVESIDLIRQHISELAQQAGLSKKASYNLRLAADEIATNIVLYGYEEAGLEGEIEVLHAFTDEGLVVVFEDTAAPFDPLTRELPDEEDLALPLEERNIGGLGIFLTVKGVDDFSYERVADRNRNIFKMNK; this is encoded by the coding sequence ATGGAGTCAAAAGTATTTCCCGGAACGGTCGAGTCTATTGATCTTATCCGGCAACATATTTCGGAACTTGCCCAGCAGGCGGGCCTCAGCAAGAAGGCGAGCTATAACCTGAGGCTCGCCGCCGATGAAATCGCCACCAATATTGTGCTATATGGCTACGAAGAAGCCGGGCTGGAAGGTGAGATCGAGGTCTTGCATGCCTTTACAGACGAAGGACTCGTCGTCGTGTTCGAAGATACCGCCGCCCCGTTCGACCCGTTGACCCGGGAACTCCCCGATGAAGAAGACCTGGCCCTGCCGCTGGAAGAAAGAAATATTGGCGGCCTGGGGATTTTTCTGACTGTAAAAGGCGTGGATGATTTTTCTTATGAGCGTGTCGCTGATCGAAACCGTAATATTTTCAAGATGAATAAATAA